A section of the Bryobacteraceae bacterium genome encodes:
- a CDS encoding DNA-directed RNA polymerase sigma-70 factor: MAPPDEFAALYEKYAGVVYRTALRITGRPEDAEDALQTVFLRVLRQGPRIDEAIAPEHYFRRAAANAALDVLRARGHRAEAQLDESLPHPAPDSSPLLRERLRRALATLEPQDAELFALRYIEGISNTEIARMYGLERSTIGVRLHRIRRWLQEELAR; encoded by the coding sequence ATGGCGCCGCCCGACGAATTCGCCGCCCTGTATGAGAAGTACGCGGGCGTCGTCTATCGGACGGCGCTGCGGATCACCGGCCGGCCGGAAGACGCCGAAGACGCCCTCCAGACCGTGTTTCTCCGCGTGCTTCGGCAGGGCCCGCGCATCGACGAAGCCATCGCGCCGGAGCATTACTTCCGGCGCGCTGCGGCCAACGCCGCCCTGGACGTGCTTCGGGCGCGCGGTCACCGGGCCGAGGCGCAGCTCGACGAGAGCCTGCCTCATCCGGCCCCGGACAGCTCGCCGCTGCTCAGGGAACGCCTCCGCCGCGCGCTCGCCACGCTCGAGCCGCAGGACGCGGAACTCTTCGCGCTCCGCTACATCGAGGGAATCTCCAACACGGAAATTGCACGGATGTACGGGCTGGAGCGCTCCACCATCGGCGTGCGGCTGCACCGCATCCGCCGCTGGCTCCAGGAGGAACTCGCGAGATGA
- a CDS encoding uroporphyrinogen decarboxylase produces MQVRRPMHVAPDDRKTGPGPGSAVLNQMKSSGFSDIVERELPAMAADMQELYAQRLNRYVTAMRNGRPDRVPIRPFAAEFTARHCGMTAQQVTHDYRQAFEAVIRCCRDYDWDAAVPNMVYVWTGLVQAAGLRYYAIPGIDVDEHTGFQYREPDMEHAWMRREEYDEFIEDPVAFLWTKWLPRISAEYEKSPMRRDLALVKSAWAMADYFSAFGPQVQRMKEETGTVSAISGMLKAPLDVLADKFRGYVGLAFDLKEIPEKVAAACRALMPHLGQIALSGLDPERCLPVPVWLHRSCVPFISREHFDTIFWPTFRPLVEAVWAKGNQVLFYAEGRWDAHLDTFATLPAGSIIYHMDRGDPKLCAEKLGKKFCLSGGVPNALLAFGTPEQVRARCKELIDVCGENGGYIMDASAIIQSDARVENVRAMTEFTREYGVYCSSPCSAPPPPPPAERCPAPDLGPPRRCFRWEEKLMEIPAIRGDAGLCRRIWNDLDSFAYTWIWHLVLSF; encoded by the coding sequence ATGCAGGTCCGCAGGCCCATGCACGTGGCTCCCGACGATCGAAAAACCGGCCCCGGGCCGGGCTCCGCCGTCCTGAATCAGATGAAGTCATCCGGTTTCTCTGATATCGTGGAGCGGGAACTTCCAGCCATGGCTGCCGACATGCAGGAACTCTACGCGCAGCGGCTGAACCGCTATGTGACCGCCATGCGGAACGGCAGGCCGGACCGCGTGCCCATCCGTCCGTTCGCCGCCGAGTTCACCGCGCGCCACTGCGGCATGACCGCACAGCAGGTAACGCATGACTACCGCCAGGCGTTCGAGGCGGTAATCCGCTGCTGCCGCGACTACGACTGGGACGCCGCCGTGCCCAACATGGTCTACGTCTGGACTGGCCTCGTGCAGGCGGCCGGCCTGCGTTATTACGCCATCCCGGGCATCGATGTCGACGAGCACACGGGCTTTCAGTACCGCGAGCCGGACATGGAGCACGCCTGGATGCGGCGCGAAGAATATGACGAGTTCATTGAGGACCCGGTGGCGTTTCTGTGGACGAAATGGCTGCCGCGCATCTCGGCCGAATATGAAAAATCCCCGATGCGGCGCGACCTGGCGCTGGTGAAAAGCGCCTGGGCGATGGCCGATTATTTCTCCGCATTCGGCCCCCAGGTGCAGCGGATGAAGGAGGAAACGGGCACGGTTTCCGCCATCAGCGGCATGCTGAAGGCGCCGCTCGACGTGCTGGCCGACAAGTTCCGCGGATATGTGGGCCTGGCCTTTGATCTGAAGGAGATCCCTGAGAAAGTGGCGGCGGCCTGCCGGGCGCTGATGCCGCACCTCGGGCAGATCGCCCTGTCCGGGCTGGACCCGGAGCGCTGCCTTCCCGTCCCGGTGTGGCTTCACCGCAGTTGCGTGCCGTTCATCTCCCGGGAGCACTTCGACACGATCTTCTGGCCGACGTTCCGCCCGCTGGTGGAGGCCGTCTGGGCAAAGGGCAATCAGGTATTGTTCTACGCCGAGGGCCGGTGGGACGCCCATCTGGACACGTTTGCGACGCTGCCGGCCGGGAGCATCATCTATCACATGGACCGCGGCGACCCGAAACTGTGCGCGGAAAAACTGGGCAAGAAGTTCTGCCTGAGCGGCGGCGTGCCCAATGCGCTGCTCGCTTTTGGAACGCCAGAGCAGGTGCGGGCCAGATGCAAAGAACTGATTGACGTTTGCGGAGAAAACGGCGGCTATATCATGGACGCATCGGCCATCATTCAGAGCGATGCGCGGGTGGAAAATGTGCGCGCCATGACGGAATTCACGCGCGAATATGGCGTGTACTGCTCCTCGCCGTGCTCCGCTCCGCCGCCTCCGCCGCCCGCGGAGCGGTGCCCGGCGCCGGACCTCGGACCGCCGCGGCGCTGCTTCCGCTGGGAGGAAAAACTGATGGAGATCCCGGCGATCCGCGGCGACGCCGGACTCTGCCGCCGCATCTGGAACGACCTGGACTCCTTCGCCTACACGTGGATCTGGCATCTGGTGCTGAGCTTCTGA
- a CDS encoding aconitate hydratase, whose translation MKLNAMHSKNSFNAAAALRVGGREYQIFRLDALEKAGFRLDRIPYSIKVLLENLLRWEDGEVVRRDDIEYVARWEPRGPAQEIQFMPARVILQDFTGVPCVVDLAAMRDALSRMGKDPKRANPLIPVDLVIDHSVQVDEFGTPKAFEQNVLLEYQRNRERYALLRWAQKAFSNFRAVPPGTGIVHQVNLEYLATAVVARDGMAFPDTVVGTDSHTTMINGLGVVGWGVGGIEAEACMLGQPISMLLPQVVGFRLYGKPREGVTATDVVLTVTQMLRKKGVVGKFVEFYGPGVFELPLADRATIANMAPEYGATIGIFPVDAQTLAYLRMTNRPKELIELVEAYYSEQGMFLTKDSPEPEFSDTIELDLASVEPSMAGPKRPQDRLSLSEVKANFLSTLTQPKRETAVVSDGAVVIAAITSCTNTSNPSVMLGAGILARKAVEKGLTVKPWVKTSLAPGSKVVTDYLRESGLLPYLEQLRFHLVGYGCTTCIGNSGPLPEEVSKAVAENKLVVASVLSGNRNFEGRVNPQVRANYLASPPLVVAYAIAGRIDIDLVNEPLGTGKDGQPVYLRDIWPTSEEVLDAVNRFVKPEMFAHEYGRVFEGDAMWQGIQTPEGDTFAWDPNSTYIKHPPYFEQMRDPSAPAEDIRGARVLAMLGDSITTDHISPAGSIPVNSPAGQYLISRGVQPKDFNSYGSRRGNDDVMVRGTLANIRLRNELVPGVEGGYTAMEPGGQAMFIYDASVEYRKRGVPLLIIAGKEYGSGSSRDWAAKGVALLGVRAVIAESFERIHRSNLVGMGVLPLEFMEGQTRQSLGLTGFETYSIENVLGPVATVRAVDAGGGEKTFRVRVRIDTPRERDYFLSGGILPYVLRQLARG comes from the coding sequence ATGAAGCTGAACGCCATGCATAGCAAGAATTCGTTCAACGCCGCCGCCGCCCTCCGCGTGGGCGGACGCGAATACCAGATCTTCCGGCTGGACGCTTTGGAAAAGGCGGGCTTCCGGCTGGACCGGATTCCCTACTCGATCAAGGTCCTGCTCGAAAACCTCCTCCGCTGGGAGGACGGCGAGGTCGTCCGGCGTGACGACATCGAGTATGTGGCGCGCTGGGAGCCGCGCGGGCCGGCGCAGGAGATCCAGTTCATGCCGGCGCGGGTGATCCTTCAGGACTTCACCGGCGTTCCCTGTGTAGTGGATCTGGCCGCCATGCGCGACGCGCTGAGCAGGATGGGCAAGGATCCCAAGCGCGCCAATCCGCTGATTCCCGTGGATCTCGTCATCGACCATTCGGTGCAGGTGGACGAGTTCGGCACGCCGAAGGCGTTTGAGCAGAACGTACTGCTCGAATACCAGCGCAACCGCGAGCGCTACGCGCTGCTGCGGTGGGCGCAGAAGGCGTTTTCGAACTTCCGGGCCGTGCCGCCGGGAACGGGCATCGTGCACCAGGTGAACCTGGAGTATCTGGCCACGGCGGTGGTGGCGCGCGACGGGATGGCCTTCCCGGACACGGTGGTCGGCACGGACTCGCACACGACGATGATCAACGGCCTCGGCGTGGTGGGCTGGGGCGTGGGCGGGATCGAGGCCGAGGCGTGCATGCTGGGCCAGCCGATCTCGATGCTGCTGCCCCAGGTGGTGGGCTTCCGACTGTACGGCAAGCCGCGCGAGGGCGTCACAGCGACGGACGTCGTGCTCACGGTGACGCAGATGCTGCGGAAGAAGGGCGTGGTGGGCAAGTTTGTCGAGTTCTACGGGCCGGGCGTGTTTGAGCTGCCGCTGGCCGACCGCGCCACCATCGCCAACATGGCGCCCGAATACGGCGCCACCATCGGCATCTTCCCGGTGGATGCGCAGACGCTTGCCTACCTGCGGATGACCAACCGGCCGAAGGAGCTCATCGAGCTGGTGGAGGCATACTACAGCGAGCAGGGCATGTTCCTGACGAAGGACTCGCCGGAGCCGGAGTTCAGTGACACGATCGAACTGGACCTCGCCTCGGTGGAGCCTTCGATGGCGGGGCCGAAGCGCCCGCAGGACCGGCTGTCGCTGTCCGAGGTGAAGGCGAATTTCCTTTCGACGCTGACCCAGCCGAAGCGGGAGACGGCGGTGGTGAGCGACGGCGCGGTGGTGATCGCCGCCATCACTTCGTGCACGAACACATCGAACCCGTCGGTGATGCTGGGTGCGGGCATTCTGGCGAGGAAGGCGGTGGAAAAGGGACTCACGGTGAAGCCGTGGGTGAAGACGTCGCTGGCGCCTGGCTCGAAGGTGGTCACCGACTACCTGCGCGAGTCCGGCCTGCTTCCTTACCTGGAGCAGCTCCGGTTCCACCTGGTGGGATACGGCTGCACCACCTGCATCGGCAACTCCGGGCCGCTGCCGGAGGAGGTCTCGAAGGCGGTGGCGGAGAACAAGCTTGTGGTGGCCAGCGTGCTCAGCGGGAACCGCAACTTTGAGGGGCGCGTGAATCCGCAGGTCCGCGCCAACTATCTGGCCTCGCCGCCGCTGGTGGTCGCCTACGCGATTGCCGGCCGCATCGACATCGACCTGGTAAACGAGCCGCTGGGCACGGGCAAGGACGGCCAGCCCGTGTATCTGCGCGACATCTGGCCGACCAGCGAAGAGGTGCTGGATGCGGTGAACCGGTTCGTGAAACCGGAGATGTTCGCGCACGAATACGGGCGGGTGTTTGAAGGCGATGCCATGTGGCAGGGCATCCAGACCCCTGAAGGGGACACCTTCGCCTGGGACCCGAACTCCACCTACATCAAGCACCCGCCGTATTTTGAGCAGATGCGCGACCCGTCGGCTCCGGCGGAGGACATCCGCGGCGCGCGCGTGCTGGCGATGCTTGGCGACTCCATCACGACCGACCACATCTCGCCGGCCGGGAGCATTCCGGTGAACAGCCCCGCGGGGCAGTACCTGATCTCCCGCGGCGTGCAGCCGAAGGACTTCAACAGTTACGGTTCGCGACGCGGCAACGACGACGTGATGGTGCGGGGGACGCTGGCCAACATCCGCCTGCGCAACGAGCTCGTGCCCGGCGTCGAGGGCGGATACACGGCGATGGAGCCGGGCGGCCAGGCGATGTTCATCTACGACGCCAGCGTGGAATACCGCAAGCGGGGCGTGCCGCTGCTGATCATCGCGGGCAAGGAGTACGGCTCCGGGTCCTCGCGCGACTGGGCGGCCAAGGGCGTGGCGCTGCTCGGCGTGCGCGCGGTCATCGCCGAGTCATTTGAGCGCATCCACCGCTCGAACCTCGTCGGGATGGGGGTGCTGCCGCTGGAGTTCATGGAAGGGCAGACGCGTCAGTCGCTCGGGCTGACGGGCTTTGAGACATATTCGATCGAAAATGTTCTGGGGCCCGTGGCCACCGTGCGTGCCGTGGATGCGGGGGGCGGGGAGAAGACGTTCCGCGTCCGCGTCCGGATAGACACGCCGCGCGAGCGCGACTACTTCCTTTCGGGCGGCATTCTGCCCTACGTGTTGCGGCAGCTTGCCCGGGGCTGA
- a CDS encoding putative short chain dehydrogenase/reductase: MKFAVITGASSGLGETFARKLAARGYGLLLAARRVQRLEALKAELEKQHGVEVDCFPCDLSKPAEAEGLAARIEAGATPDLLVNNAGFGTLGFFHETDYARQVEMVNLHVLATMRLTRAVLPGMIRRGSGAVINVSSVAGFWRSGGNVSYCATKGWMNDFTEGLRIELDLLGSPVKVQALCPGFTYTEFHDVLGVDRNRVPRWLWMDAGEVVEASLRGLESGKLFVIPGWQYRIGAALGELLPFGLRVWLERKSPHKRR, encoded by the coding sequence ATGAAATTCGCTGTCATTACCGGCGCATCCAGCGGACTGGGAGAAACGTTTGCGCGCAAGCTGGCGGCGCGCGGCTACGGGCTGCTGCTGGCGGCCCGGCGCGTGCAGCGGCTGGAGGCGCTGAAAGCCGAACTCGAAAAGCAGCACGGCGTCGAAGTCGACTGCTTCCCCTGCGACCTGTCGAAGCCCGCCGAGGCCGAAGGGCTGGCGGCGCGCATCGAGGCGGGCGCCACGCCGGACCTGCTCGTCAACAACGCCGGCTTCGGCACGCTGGGCTTCTTCCACGAAACCGACTACGCCCGGCAGGTGGAAATGGTGAACCTGCACGTGCTCGCCACCATGCGCCTGACCCGCGCCGTGCTGCCTGGCATGATCCGCCGCGGCAGCGGGGCGGTCATCAACGTTAGCTCCGTGGCCGGCTTCTGGCGCAGCGGCGGCAACGTGAGCTACTGCGCCACCAAAGGCTGGATGAACGACTTCACCGAGGGCCTGCGCATCGAGCTCGACCTGCTCGGCTCCCCAGTCAAAGTCCAGGCGCTGTGCCCAGGCTTCACCTACACCGAATTTCACGACGTGCTCGGCGTCGACCGAAACAGGGTGCCCAGGTGGCTGTGGATGGACGCGGGCGAGGTCGTCGAGGCCAGCCTGCGGGGACTCGAAAGCGGCAAGCTGTTTGTGATTCCCGGCTGGCAGTACCGCATCGGCGCGGCGCTCGGCGAGCTGCTGCCCTTCGGGCTGCGCGTGTGGCTCGAGCGGAAGAGCCCGCACAAACGCCGCTGA